In the Flavisolibacter tropicus genome, one interval contains:
- a CDS encoding peptide chain release factor 3 translates to MKYDNEIARRKTFAIISHPDAGKTTLTEKFLLFGGAIQVAGAVKSNKIKKGATSDFMEIERQRGISVATSVMSFEYNNTLINLLDTPGHKDFAEDTYRTLTAVDSVILVVDSVNGVEEQTRRLMQVCRMRKTPVIVFINKMDRDGKNRFDLLEEIEKELSISLHPMTWPINQGKDFKGVYDLHNKNLRLFTANTKATDDDTISFSDLSSSVLDESIGDRDAATLREDVELIDGVYGELETKSYLSGDVAPVFFGSAINNFGVKEMLDTFIRIAPTPRDRETNKRPVAVNEEKFSGFIFKIHANLDPKHRDRIAFLRVCSGKFERNKYFHHVRLDKDVRFSNPYSFMAREKNVVDDAYPGDVVGLFDTGNFKIGDTLTEGEDLFFTGIPTFSPEIFKEVVNKDPMKTKQLEKGLLQLTDEGVAQLFTQFGGNKKIIGCVGELQFEVIQYRLLHEYGASVVFNSLPFYKACWLTSKDAKKLEDFARFKQGNIAEDKDGQMVYLAQSEWFLNTERNNNPDIEFHFTSEVHK, encoded by the coding sequence ATGAAATACGATAACGAAATAGCCCGAAGGAAAACATTTGCCATTATCTCGCACCCGGATGCCGGTAAAACGACCCTGACGGAAAAGTTCCTGCTTTTTGGTGGTGCCATCCAAGTGGCGGGAGCCGTAAAAAGCAACAAAATAAAGAAAGGGGCTACTTCTGACTTTATGGAAATAGAGCGCCAGAGAGGTATCTCGGTGGCTACTTCTGTAATGAGCTTTGAGTATAATAATACACTGATCAACCTGTTGGATACTCCTGGTCACAAAGACTTTGCTGAGGATACTTATCGCACCTTAACCGCTGTGGATAGTGTTATCCTTGTAGTAGATAGCGTAAACGGGGTAGAAGAACAAACACGCCGCTTAATGCAAGTGTGCCGTATGCGTAAAACTCCTGTTATCGTCTTCATTAATAAAATGGACCGCGATGGTAAGAACCGTTTCGATCTGTTAGAAGAAATTGAAAAAGAACTTTCTATTTCCTTGCATCCTATGACCTGGCCAATTAACCAAGGTAAGGACTTCAAGGGTGTTTACGATTTACATAATAAAAACCTGCGTCTTTTCACTGCCAATACTAAGGCAACTGATGACGATACTATTTCGTTTTCAGATCTGTCATCTTCCGTATTGGATGAATCAATAGGAGATCGTGATGCTGCTACTTTACGTGAAGATGTAGAACTTATTGATGGCGTATATGGTGAACTGGAAACAAAAAGCTATCTGAGCGGCGATGTGGCACCTGTATTTTTTGGTTCTGCCATCAACAACTTTGGTGTAAAAGAAATGCTGGATACATTCATTCGCATTGCACCAACTCCTCGCGACCGCGAAACCAATAAACGCCCTGTAGCAGTAAACGAAGAAAAGTTCAGTGGCTTTATCTTTAAGATTCACGCCAACCTTGATCCTAAGCACCGTGACCGTATCGCCTTCTTGCGTGTATGCTCAGGTAAGTTTGAACGCAATAAATACTTCCACCATGTACGCTTAGATAAAGATGTACGCTTTTCTAACCCATATTCTTTTATGGCACGAGAGAAGAATGTGGTTGATGATGCTTATCCTGGCGATGTAGTGGGTTTGTTTGATACAGGAAACTTTAAGATCGGGGATACCTTAACAGAAGGGGAAGATCTATTCTTCACCGGTATTCCTACTTTCTCCCCTGAGATCTTTAAAGAAGTAGTGAACAAAGACCCAATGAAGACAAAGCAGTTGGAGAAGGGGCTGTTACAATTAACAGATGAAGGTGTAGCCCAATTGTTTACACAATTTGGTGGTAATAAAAAGATCATTGGCTGTGTGGGTGAACTGCAATTTGAAGTAATTCAATACCGTTTGTTGCATGAATACGGTGCATCTGTTGTATTTAACTCCTTACCATTTTACAAGGCCTGCTGGTTAACCAGTAAGGATGCGAAAAAGTTGGAAGACTTTGCCCGCTTCAAACAGGGAAATATAGCTGAAGATAAAGATGGTCAAATGGTATACCTGGCACAAAGCGAATGGTTCCTGAATACCGAGCGTAATAACAATCCGGATATTGAATTCCATTTTACTTCGGAAGTACATAAATAA
- a CDS encoding LolA family protein — MKRWFTLLTFVSATFLAGAQKITSNNPVNNDADAKKILDAVSAKFKTYKTPQASFTYVIENAQGKALSTKKGTVTMKGTKYRVTIPGMEIFSDGKTSWNLDKSANEVTVKDVDGSGAEMTPQKLFTNFYDKDFLYKLNGEKKVGSKTIQEIELTPNNKTRPYHKVYVWVDKASSTIYSAKILEKSGNRYSYTINTFKPAASVADADFVFDKKKYPGVEVVDLR, encoded by the coding sequence ATGAAGAGATGGTTTACGCTTTTGACTTTTGTATCTGCTACATTTTTGGCAGGAGCGCAAAAGATTACATCCAATAACCCGGTTAATAACGACGCTGATGCAAAAAAGATTCTTGATGCGGTAAGTGCCAAGTTTAAGACTTATAAAACACCGCAGGCTAGTTTTACTTATGTAATTGAAAATGCTCAGGGGAAAGCTCTTTCTACAAAGAAAGGCACTGTTACTATGAAGGGTACAAAATACCGTGTAACGATCCCGGGGATGGAAATCTTTAGTGATGGAAAAACCAGCTGGAACCTTGACAAAAGTGCAAACGAGGTAACCGTAAAAGATGTAGATGGCAGTGGCGCTGAAATGACCCCTCAAAAGCTATTCACTAACTTTTACGATAAAGACTTCTTATATAAGTTAAACGGCGAGAAAAAAGTAGGTTCTAAAACAATACAAGAAATAGAACTGACACCCAACAATAAAACACGTCCTTATCACAAAGTATATGTTTGGGTTGATAAAGCTTCTTCTACAATCTATAGCGCTAAGATTTTAGAGAAAAGTGGTAACCGCTATAGCTATACTATCAACACCTTTAAGCCGGCAGCTTCTGTAGCCGATGCTGATTTTGTGTTTGATAAAAAGAAATACCCTGGTGTAGAAGTAGTTGATCTGCGATAA
- a CDS encoding DNA translocase FtsK — protein sequence MANRLKKSTIPVPEETEKEVKAEKPQKAARPKSKAPAEEKFKKDREETLDFKKLARDERTWKIIGTVSLLISIFLFIAFISYFFTWKEDQDKVLNNDAGFLGDNEVRVSNLLGRLGAYISHFFIYRGFGIASLLFCTFFFVVGINLLFERKVFSIWRNLKYVTFGLLIASVTFAFISPSAAFPFGGRVGGMINNWLINFLGHFGTAALLLVVGASYLIWQFNPKFKMPERKPVIPREEIEFPLEEELKEEGEKRNTAPVIVPATPAVAATDVPSINDMYAEKGNSLKGEGGLIADNVVTDKENGPVFEIIERQEELELEEASEELELEELPEEEEMEEVIEEEEDVELEVESSIEEKYSGATLFIEQPKEEPVAMPEEEVVYPTLPPKVAFVPPPPPSVDLPLEIKSAEEKPAEEKDEREKGYADLPPYEPTLDLRDYKYPVIELLETHGSEKIVQDPAELEANKNQIINTLKNYDITIQKISATVGPTVTLYEIVPAAGVRISRIKNLEDDIALSLAALGIRIIAPIPGRGTIGIEVPNVKKTVVSMKTLLSSEKFANSAHSLPIAIGKKIDNENFIVDLATMPHLLMAGATGQGKSVGLNAILVSLLYKKHPSQLKFVLIDPKKVELSVYRHIERHFLAKLPGEEDAIITDTKKVINTLNALCIEMDNRYDLLKEAGARNIKEYNEKFVKRKLNPQKGHQYLPFIVLVVDEFADLIMTAGKEVEMPIARLAQLARAIGIHLIIATQRPSVNIITGTIKANFPARIAFKVSSKIDSRTILDAGGAEQLIGKGDMLISYNGEIVRLQCAFVDTPEVEKIVEFISDQRGYAQAFMLPEYVDEKELEKGGDFDSSDRDPLFEEAARLIVQNQVGSTSLIQRRMKLGYNRAGRLMDQLEAAGVVGPNQGSKAREVLIKTDADLFEYLQTLS from the coding sequence AAGAAAAGTTTAAAAAGGATCGAGAGGAAACGCTTGATTTTAAAAAGCTTGCCCGCGATGAACGTACCTGGAAGATCATTGGTACAGTTTCCCTCCTAATATCTATTTTCTTATTTATAGCCTTTATTTCATATTTCTTTACCTGGAAAGAAGACCAGGATAAGGTTTTAAATAATGATGCGGGTTTCTTGGGCGATAATGAGGTCCGGGTGTCCAACTTATTGGGACGCTTGGGCGCATATATTTCTCATTTCTTTATTTACCGTGGTTTCGGAATAGCATCTTTGTTATTCTGCACGTTCTTTTTTGTGGTAGGTATCAACCTATTATTTGAACGTAAAGTATTCTCCATTTGGCGTAACCTGAAATATGTAACTTTTGGACTGCTCATAGCTTCCGTAACCTTTGCTTTCATTTCTCCAAGTGCCGCTTTCCCCTTTGGTGGCAGAGTAGGGGGAATGATTAATAACTGGTTAATTAACTTCCTTGGCCATTTTGGTACGGCTGCTTTATTACTGGTGGTAGGTGCCAGCTATTTGATTTGGCAGTTCAATCCAAAGTTTAAGATGCCAGAAAGAAAACCAGTTATTCCAAGAGAAGAAATTGAGTTTCCGCTGGAAGAGGAGTTGAAAGAAGAAGGAGAAAAGCGTAATACAGCACCTGTTATCGTACCAGCTACACCCGCTGTGGCTGCTACTGATGTACCTTCTATTAATGATATGTATGCCGAGAAAGGCAATAGTTTGAAAGGAGAAGGTGGGTTGATTGCGGATAATGTAGTAACTGATAAGGAAAATGGGCCTGTATTTGAAATTATTGAAAGACAAGAAGAGCTGGAATTGGAAGAGGCTTCTGAAGAATTAGAGTTGGAAGAATTGCCGGAAGAAGAAGAAATGGAAGAAGTAATTGAGGAAGAAGAGGACGTTGAACTAGAGGTAGAATCGTCAATTGAAGAAAAGTATTCAGGTGCCACATTATTTATAGAACAACCCAAAGAGGAGCCTGTTGCAATGCCAGAGGAAGAAGTGGTTTACCCAACATTGCCACCTAAAGTGGCTTTTGTACCACCACCACCTCCTTCAGTAGACTTGCCGCTTGAAATCAAATCGGCTGAAGAAAAACCGGCTGAAGAGAAAGATGAAAGGGAAAAAGGGTATGCTGATTTACCACCTTATGAACCTACGCTAGATCTCCGCGACTATAAATACCCGGTAATCGAATTGCTGGAAACTCATGGTAGTGAAAAGATCGTTCAGGATCCTGCTGAATTGGAGGCTAATAAAAATCAGATTATCAATACGCTGAAGAACTACGATATCACCATTCAAAAGATCAGTGCTACCGTAGGTCCCACAGTTACATTGTATGAAATTGTACCAGCTGCTGGTGTACGTATCTCTCGTATCAAGAACCTGGAAGATGATATAGCCTTAAGTCTGGCAGCCTTGGGTATTCGTATTATTGCCCCAATACCAGGTAGAGGTACTATTGGTATTGAGGTGCCCAATGTGAAGAAGACCGTAGTAAGTATGAAAACCCTGCTGTCTTCAGAGAAATTTGCCAATAGTGCACATAGTCTGCCTATTGCCATTGGTAAGAAGATCGATAACGAAAACTTTATTGTGGATCTGGCTACCATGCCACACTTGCTGATGGCGGGGGCTACTGGTCAGGGTAAATCTGTAGGGTTAAATGCTATACTCGTTTCCTTATTGTATAAAAAACATCCTTCTCAGTTAAAGTTTGTTCTAATCGATCCTAAGAAGGTGGAACTTAGTGTATACCGCCATATTGAGCGTCACTTCCTTGCTAAGCTACCCGGTGAAGAAGACGCGATTATCACTGATACAAAGAAAGTGATCAATACATTGAATGCTTTGTGTATTGAGATGGATAACCGCTACGACTTACTAAAGGAGGCTGGAGCGCGTAACATTAAGGAGTACAACGAGAAATTTGTTAAGCGGAAGCTGAATCCTCAAAAAGGCCACCAATACCTTCCATTTATCGTATTAGTAGTAGATGAGTTTGCCGACCTGATCATGACAGCAGGTAAGGAAGTAGAAATGCCGATAGCCCGTTTGGCTCAGTTAGCCCGTGCCATTGGTATTCACCTAATAATTGCTACACAGCGTCCATCTGTTAACATTATTACAGGTACAATTAAAGCCAACTTCCCGGCACGTATTGCCTTTAAAGTATCTTCAAAAATTGACTCCCGCACTATTTTGGATGCTGGAGGAGCTGAGCAACTGATAGGTAAGGGGGATATGCTGATCTCTTATAATGGTGAGATTGTTCGTTTGCAATGTGCTTTTGTGGATACGCCTGAGGTAGAGAAGATTGTTGAGTTTATTTCCGATCAGCGCGGTTATGCGCAAGCCTTTATGTTGCCGGAATATGTAGATGAAAAAGAATTGGAAAAAGGGGGCGACTTTGATTCTTCAGATCGCGACCCACTCTTTGAAGAAGCAGCACGTCTTATTGTACAAAACCAGGTGGGGTCAACCTCACTGATCCAGCGCCGTATGAAGCTAGGCTATAACAGAGCTGGCCGCTTAATGGATCAATTAGAAGCTGCTGGCGTTGTGGGGCCAAATCAGGGAAGTAAAGCAAGAGAGGTGCTTATTAAAACAGATGCTGATCTATTTGAGTATCTGCAAACATTAAGTTAG